From one Nematostella vectensis chromosome 7, jaNemVect1.1, whole genome shotgun sequence genomic stretch:
- the LOC5499337 gene encoding neuropilin-2, which translates to MLSSVLIQGDARKDYFVTSLYLAYGITADHWLNYTENSTTRIFKGNRDRESIKKLHLKTKIAVRRLRIYPVTWFAHVCLRLELKGCDADPLTPLGMYSHDIPHSSVSASSKYSAVYPAHEARLLHGGGIQAPTDYGWIAATSDREPWLKIFIFFGPVFVTAIATQGRNKQPQWVKSYQLDYEHMNSTMIEYRESGVAKVSDTQRL; encoded by the exons ATGCTCTCATCTGTCCTCATTCAAGGAGATGCCCGGAAGGACTACTTCGTGACGTCACTTTATTTGGCTTATGGGATAACTGCTGATCACTGGCTCAACTACACTGAAAACAGCACCACTCGAATT TTCAAAGGGAACCGTGATCGTGAATCAATAAAAAAGCTTCACCTGAAAACGAAGATTGCTGTGCGAAGACTCAGGATCTACCCTGTCACGTGGTTTGCTCACGTGTGCCTAAGGCTGGAATTAAAGGGTTGTGACGCAG ATCCCTTGACTCCCCTTGGTATGTACAGCCACGACATACCCCATAGTTCAGTGAGTGCATCTTCAAAGTACAGCGCTGTGTATCCTGCACACGAAGCCCGCCTTCTCCACGGTGGAGGTATCCAAGCTCCAACAGATTATGGCTGGATAGCCGCAACCAGTGACCGAGAGCCTTGGTTGaaaatatttatcttttttggGCCTGTGTTCGTAACGGCTATCGCAACACAAGGAAGGAATAAACAGCCTCAGTGGGTTAAGTCATACCAACTGGATTATGAACACATGAACAGCACAATGATAGAATACAGAGAAAGTGGTGTAGCCAAGGTAAGTGATACGCAaagattataa
- the LOC116605212 gene encoding uncharacterized protein LOC116605212 encodes MRVEMYTYGKYSPTDLGIASGELPDSQITASSYRDTNPPWEGRLFFQSNLFSWCNVFSLDRKPWLQFNLSHVMLITAVAVQPRGIISARYAKTFQVMYHQHGQMTTYKDKGKSVPRTFTGNSNGLDKVVTSELDRPIVASAVRLVFLTVYQYNNWFCARAGVIGHRKKTVCPPGWLPFTENCYFFSVNKVALLDKDGARVKCYEKGANLTDITDAQELKALSANLRIDTRYFIGADDNKTEGEYRWEDGRIAELQGFWRDGEPIESSDRNCVVLMEGKLEVYSCAIPLAGHICKRKADGGYFGTPIILPSLPDVEVEKGKSIKLQCQATGDAVIYIAWLHNNTLVQNRTKDTALVFDKVPLTAKGSWKCVASNHLGQDTKSFYLHVTDPVQPQGDQIFMQHQQPSVLPQDHVIFTMLEADTLGCLTQCLGRTACRSFSYSPTEAMCILFSTSHVTANLEYREGFQYFFLSDVVVADHFSGLQ; translated from the exons ATGCGAGTGGAAATGTACACCTACGGAAAAT ATTCTCCAACAGACCTGGGGATTGCCAGTGGAGAACTCCCTGATAGCCAGATAACAGCCTCGTCTTACAGAGACACCAATCCACCTTGGGAAGGTCGTCTATTTTTTCAGAGCAACTTATTTTCCTGGTGCAATGTGTTCAGCCTGGATCGTAAGCCGTGGTTGCAGTTTAACTTAAGCCACGTCATGCTGATAACTGCCGTTGCCGTGCAACCCCGTGGAATCATATCAGCCCGCTATGCCAAGACCTTTCAAGTGATGTATCATCAACATGGCCAAATGACCACATATAAAGACAAAGGAAAATCAGTCCCAAGA ACATTTACTGGAAATTCAAACGGCTTGGATAAGGTGGTCACATCAGAGCTTGACAGGCCTATCGTCGCTTCCGCCGTACGACTTGTCTTTCTCACTGTTTATCAGTACAACAATTGGTTTTGCGCCAGAGCTGGAGTCATTGGACACAGAAAAA AGACTGTTTGTCCTCCAGGATGGCTTCCATTTACAGAAAACTGCTATTTTTTTAGCGTGAACAAAGTAGCATTGCTCGACAAAGATGGAGCGCGAGTGAAATGCTATGAGAAAGGTGCGAACCTGACAGATATAACAGACGCACAGGAGCTAAAAGCGCTTAGTGCCAATCTGAGGATCGACACCAG GTATTTTATTGGAGCGGATGATAACAAAACTGAAGGAGAGTATCGCTGGGAGGATGGACGCATTGCAGAGCTTCAAGGCTTCTGGCGAGATGGTGAACCTATTGAGAGCTCTGATAGGAACTGTGTAGTGTTGATGGAGGGAAAGCTGGAAGTCTATTCTTGCGCTATACCGTTAGCAGGGCACATTTGCAAGAGAAAAGCGGATGGTG gatatTTTGGCACTCCGATTATATTGCCGAGCCTTCCTGATGTTGAAGTCGAGAAAGGTAAATCCATCAAGCTGCAGTGCCAGGCCACCGGTGACGCGGTCATCTACATCGCTTGGTTACACAACAACACTCTAGTCCAGAATCGGACGAAAGACactgcgcttgtgtttgacaaaGTACCGCTGACCGCTAAAGGAAGTTGGAAATGCGTCGCGTCAAACCATCTTGGCCAAGACACTAAATCATTCTACCTCCATGTAACTG ACCCTGTGCAACCTCAGGGTGATCAGATATTCATGCAGCATCAGCAACCCTCGGTTCTCCCTCAAGATCACGTGATCTTTACAATGCTGGAGGCCGACACTCTGGGCTGCTTGACACAATGCTTAGGCCGAACAGCATGCCGGTCCTTCAGCTACAGCCCGACCGAGGCTATGTGTATTTTATTCTCCACCAGTCACGTGACCGCAAACCTGGAGTATCGGGAGGGATTCCAGTATTTCTTTCTGTCTGACGTGGTGGTAGCTGATCACTTCAGTGGTCTTCAGTGA
- the LOC5516006 gene encoding uncharacterized protein LOC5516006, with amino-acid sequence MKEEKWATRQVAKLVLILVFVDRIQGEFEDCFDSLGLTSGDIHDNNLTASSTLPPQASHGPQHARLHNKHAWCAANDTAGQFIQIDLEEVKMLSSVLIQGDARKDYFVTSLYLAYGITADHWLNYTENSTTRIFKGNSDRESIKKLHLKTKIAVRRLRIYPVTWFGHACLRLELKGCDADPLTPLGMYSHDIPDSSVSASSKYSSQYPAHEARLLHGGGNQYAEHYGWIAATSDQKPWLKIVINLGPVFVTAIATQGRMEKPHWVKSYQLDYEHMNSTMIEYRESGVAKIFSGNFDYETVITHHLSPAIYTRTVRFLPKSWETFATMRVEMYTYGKYSPTDLGIASGELPDSQITASSYTERTPPWEGRLFFQRDLLSWCNTLSLDRQPWLEFNMSHVMLITAVAVQPRGYFLPRYVKTFQVMYYQNGQMITYKDKGKSVPRTFTGNSNGLDQVVTSELDRPIVASAVRLVFLTVYAHNDIFCARAGVIGHRKKTVCPPGWLPFTENCYFFSVNKGALLDKDGARVKCYEKGANLTDITDAQELKALSGNLRIDTRYFIGADDNKTEGEYRWEDGRIAELQGFWRDGEPIESSDRNCVVLMEGKLEVYSCAIPLAGHICKRKADGGYFGTPIILPSLPDVEVEKGKSIRLQCEATGDAVIYIAWLHNNTLVQNRTKDTALVFDKVPLTAKGSWKCVASNHLGQDTKSFYLHVTNPVQPQGDQIFMKHQQPSVLPQDHVIYTMLEADTLDCLTQCLGRTACRSFSYSPTEAMCILFSTSHVTANLEYREGFQYFFLSDLVVVDHFSGLQ; translated from the exons atgaaagaagaaaaatgggCAACAAGGCAGGTTGCGAAGCTTGTCTTAATCCTG GTGTTCGTGGATCGTATTCAAGGAGAATTTGAAG ATTGCTTCGATTCGCTAGGTTTGACATCCGGGGATATCCACGACAACAACCTAACTGCGTCATCCACGCTCCCGCCCCAGGCCTCACACGGTCCACAACACGCAAGGCTTCACAATAAGCATGCGTGGTGTGCCGCTAATGATACCGCTGGCCAGTTCATACAGATAGACCTCGAAGAAGTAAAAATGCTCTCATCTGTCCTCATTCAAGGAGATGCCCGGAAGGACTACTTCGTGACGTCACTTTATTTGGCTTATGGGATAACTGCTGATCACTGGCTCAACTACACTGAAAACAGCACCACTCGAATT TTCAAAGGGAACAGTGATCGTGAATCAATAAAAAAGCTTCACCTGAAAACGAAGATTGCCGTGCGAAGACTCAGGATCTACCCTGTCACGTGGTTTGGTCACGCGTGCCTAAGGCTGGAATTAAAGGGCTGTGACGCAG ACCCCTTGACTCCTCTTGGTATGTACAGCCACGACATACCCGATAGTTCAGTGAGTGCATCTTCAAAGTACAGCTCCCAGTATCCTGCACACGAAGCCCGTCTTCTCCACGGTGGAGGTAACCAATATGCAGAACATTATGGCTGGATAGCTGCCACCAGTGACCAGAAGCCTTGGCTGAAAATAGTTATAAATCTGGGGCCTGTCTTTGTCACGGCTATCGCGACACAAGGAAGGATGGAAAAACCTCACTGGGTTAAGTCATACCAACTTGATTATGAACACATGAACAGCACAATGATCGAATACAGAGAAAGTGGTGTGGCCAAG ATCTTTTCTGGGAATTTTGACTACGAAACTGTAATAACGCACCACCTATCGCCAGCTATCTACACGAGGACTGTACGCTTCCTTCCAAAGTCTTGGGAAACGTTCGCGACAATGCGAGTGGAAATGTACACCTACGGGAAAT ATTCACCAACAGACCTGGGGATTGCCAGTGGAGAACTCCCTGATAGCCAGATAACAGCCTCGTCTTACACAGAAAGAACACCACCTTGGGAAGGCCGTCTATTTTTTCAGAGGGATTTGTTATCCTGGTGCAATACGTTAAGCCTGGATCGCCAACCGTGGTTGGAGTTTAACATGAGCCACGTCATGCTGATAACAGCCGTTGCCGTGCAACCGCGTGGTTATTTCCTGCCCCGCTATGTCAAGACCTTTCAAGTGATGTATTATCAGAATGGCCAAATGATCACATATAAAGACAAAGGAAAATCAGTGCCAAGA ACATTTACTGGAAATTCAAACGGCTTGGATCAGGTGGTCACATCAGAGCTTGACAGGCCTATTGTCGCTTCCGCCGTACGACTTGTCTTCCTCACTGTCTATGCGCACAATGATATTTTTTGCGCCAGAGCTGGAGTCATTGGACACAGAAAAA AGACTGTTTGTCCTCCAGGATGGCTTCCATTTACAGAAAACTGCTATTTCTTTAGCGTGAACAAAGGAGCATTGCTCGACAAAGATGGAGCTCGAGTGAAATGCTATGAGAAAGGTGCGAACCTGACAGATATAACAGACGCACAGGAGCTAAAAGCGCTTAGTGGCAATCTGAGGATCGACACCAG GTATTTTATTGGAGCGGATGATAACAAAACTGAAGGAGAGTATCGCTGGGAGGATGGACGCATTGCAGAGCTTCAAGGCTTCTGGCGAGATGGTGAACCTATTGAGAGCTCTGATAGGAACTGTGTAGTGTTGATGGAGGGAAAGCTGGAAGTCTATTCTTGCGCTATACCGTTAGCAGGGCATATTTGCAAGAGAAAAGCGGATGGTG gatatTTTGGCACTCCGATTATATTGCCGAGTCTTCCTGATGTTGAAGTCGAGAAAGGTAAATCAATCAGGTTGCAGTGCGAGGCCACCGGTGACGCGGTCATCTACATCGCTTGGTTACACAACAACACTCTAGTCCAGAATCGGACGAAAGACactgcgcttgtgtttgacaaaGTACCGCTGACCGCTAAAGGAAGTTGGAAATGCGTCGCGTCAAACCATCTTGGCCAAGACACTAAATCATTCTACCTCCACGTAACTA ACCCTGTGCAACCTCAGGGTGATCAGATATTCATGAAGCATCAGCAACCCTCGGTTCTCCCTCAAGATCACGTGATCTATACAATGCTGGAGGCCGACACTCTGGACTGCTTGACACAATGCTTAGGCCGAACAGCATGCCGGTCGTTCAGCTACAGCCCGACCGAGGCTATGTGTATTTTATTCTCCACCAGTCACGTGACCGCGAACTTGGAGTATCGGGAGGGATTCCAGTATTTCTTTCTGTCTGACCTGGTGGTAGTTGATCACTTCAGTGGTCTTCAGTGA